TTGCGAATAGGCGTCGATCTCCTCGACGGGCCATCGGCGCAGGCGGTCGCGCTCCGAGGCGCCGACGATCAGCTTGGCCGCGAGTGCATGCGCCACCGCGATGGCCTCGGCGTCGTCGCGGATCACATGGGCGGGCTTGTCGGACAGCGGCAGGCCAGGCACCGGATCGTTGGCGGCCGGTGAAGGTACGGGTGCGGAAGATTGGAGAACAGCGGACATCGGATGACCTTTCGAATGCATACGTCGCGTGGCGGGGTTCAGTCGTCGATGCTCTTGCGCACCTTGACGTTCTTCTCTTTCGCATAGGCGAGCGAAGACTTCTCGATGATCGGCCGCAGCAGCTTCCAGTCGGGCGCGATCCAGTCGGACACCACGTTCCACTTGCTTCCGTCCCACTGCTGGAAAGCCACGCGGCCATCGCCTTCATGGTTGTCCCAGGTCACGTTGATCGAATGGAACAGCCCCTTGGCGCCGAGTGCGGCGGCGCGCGCCTCGTCGATCTTCAGGTTCTCCAGGCCCCAGCGGATCTCGTCGCCGGTGAGCGTGCGCTTGCCGAACTTGGCCTGCGCGATGCGGATGGCCTCGACGTTCAGGATGCCGTTGAGCACGCCGAGGTTGTGATAGACGCTGCCGATGCGCTTGGGGTCCTGCAGGTTGCCCTTGCCCGCGCCGTAGACGATCTTCGCGATGTCCTGCAGCACCGGGTACTGCGCACCGGCCGCGACCGTTGTGATGGCCACGTAGCCCTTGGCCGCGTCGCCCGCGGGAATCACGTCTTCCTCGGAGTTGGACCAGACGTTGCCTACGATGTGGTCGACCGGAAAGCCGGTCTTCTGCGCCGTCTTGAGCGCTACCGGGTTCATCACGCCCCAGCCGCGCAGCACCACGTAGTCCGGCTTGGAGCGGCGGATGGCGAGCCACTGCGACTGCTGCTCGTTGCCCGGGTGCGGCACCTCGATCT
The Variovorax paradoxus genome window above contains:
- a CDS encoding ABC transporter substrate-binding protein; its protein translation is MSFIKHLKTAALAFMLAVSGLQLAHADANEQFFPLQSYRVGPYAAGGTGFFGGFIDYLNLVNTRDGGVGGVKLTWEEGETQYEVERGVEVYERLKQRPGIAAWNPLSVGIAYALIDRVTADKVPLLTINHGRTDTTDGRVFKYIFPLLLNPYSETSGIVNYIAGKEGGTDKLKGKKIVVLYHGSPYGKETIPVYELLAKKYGFTLQQIEVPHPGNEQQSQWLAIRRSKPDYVVLRGWGVMNPVALKTAQKTGFPVDHIVGNVWSNSEEDVIPAGDAAKGYVAITTVAAGAQYPVLQDIAKIVYGAGKGNLQDPKRIGSVYHNLGVLNGILNVEAIRIAQAKFGKRTLTGDEIRWGLENLKIDEARAAALGAKGLFHSINVTWDNHEGDGRVAFQQWDGSKWNVVSDWIAPDWKLLRPIIEKSSLAYAKEKNVKVRKSIDD